From a region of the Triticum aestivum cultivar Chinese Spring chromosome 7D, IWGSC CS RefSeq v2.1, whole genome shotgun sequence genome:
- the LOC123168409 gene encoding uncharacterized protein: protein MAHTTQQERDATTRELLRQLVALKSTARTPVQEAISRELLARTTAVIERGAAAVAREQELLAELGMAMQLPESASVPELRARLLREAGLAAVEAELALRETRLALREQETRLDFLESVLQSWERRTEPSREEAANAPLTATR from the exons ATGGCGCACacgacgcagcaggagcgggacgcGACGACAAGGGAGCTGCTGCGGCAGCTGGTGGCGCTCAAGAGCACGGCGCGCACGCCGGTGCAGGAGGCGATCTCCAGGGAGCTGCTCGCCAGGACGACGGCGGTGATCGAGAGGGGCGCCGCGGCGGTGGCGCGCGAGCAGG AGCTGCTGGCGGAGCTGGGGATGGCGATGCAGCTGCCGGAGTCGGCGTCGGTGCCGGAGCTCCGCGCGCGCCTGCTCAGGGAGGCCGGGCTCGCCGCCGTGGAGGCCGAGCTCGCCCTCAGGGAGACCAGGCTCGCCCTTAGGGAGCAGGAGACGCGGCTCGATTTCTTGGAATCCGTCTTGCAGTCCTGGGAAAGAAGGACCGAACCGAGCCGGGAAGAAGCAGCGAACGCACCATTAACCGCTACTAGGTAG